One part of the Solea solea chromosome 1, fSolSol10.1, whole genome shotgun sequence genome encodes these proteins:
- the LOC131472106 gene encoding histone H2B: protein MPEPAKSAPKKGSKKAVTKTAGKGGKKRRKSRKESYAIYVYKVLKQVHPDTGISSKAMGIMNSFVNDIFERIAGEASRLAHYNKRSTITSREIQTAVRLLLPGELAKHAVSEGTKAVTKYTSSK, encoded by the coding sequence ATGCCTGAACCCGCCAAGTCCGCGCCCAAGAAGGGCTCCAAGAAAGCCGTGACTAAGACCGCCGGCAAAGGAggcaagaagaggagaaagagcaggAAGGAGAGCTACGCCATCTACGTGTACAAGGTGCTCAAGCAGGTCCACCCCGACACTGGCATCTCGTCCAAGGCCATGGGCATCATGAACTCGTTCGTCAACGACATCTTCGAGCGCATCGCCGGTGAGGCGTCTCGCCTGGCTCACTACAACAAGCGCTCCACCATCACCTCCAGGGAGATTCAGACCGCCGTGCGTCTCCTGCTGCCCGGTGAGCTGGCCAAGCACGCCGTGTCCGAGGGAACCAAGGCCGTCACCAAGTACACCAGCTCCAAGTAA
- the LOC131471991 gene encoding histone H2A-like: protein MSGRGKTGGKTRAKAKTRSSRAGLQFPVGRVHRLLRKGNYAHRVGAGAPVYLAAVLEYLTAEILELAGNAARDNKKSRIIPRHLQLAVRNDEELNKLLGGVTIAQGGVLPNIQAVLLPKKTEKPAKSK, encoded by the coding sequence ATGTCAGGAAGAGGCAAAACCGGCGGAAAAACCCGCGCTAAGGCAAAGACCCGCTCCTCTCGTGCTGGACTCCAGTTCCCCGTCGGTCGTGTTCACAGGCTGCTGCGCAAAGGCAACTACGCTCACCGTGTGGGTGCCGGCGCCCCCGTCTATCTGGCCGCTGTGCTCGAGTACCTGACCGCTGAGATCCTGGAGCTGGCTGGAAACGCCGCCCGCGACAACAAGAAGAGCCGTATCATCCCCCGCCACCTGCAGCTGGCCGTCCGCAACGACGAGGAGCTCAACAAACTCCTGGGCGGAGTGACCATCGCTCAGGGCGGCGTGCTGCCCAACATCCAGGCTGTTCTTCTGCCCAAGAAGACCGAGAAGCCCGCCAAGTCCAAGtaa
- the LOC131471966 gene encoding histone H3, which yields MARTKQTARKSTGGKAPRKQLATKAARKSAPATGGVKKPHRYRPGTVALREIRRYQKSTELLIRKLPFQRLVREIAQDFKTDLRFQSSAVMALQESSEAYLVGLFEDTNLCAIHAKRVTIMPKDIQLARRIRGERA from the coding sequence ATGGCAAGAACCAAGCAAACCGCCCGTAAATCTACCGGAGGTAAAGCTCCCAGGAAGCAGCTGGCCACCAAGGCTGCGCGTAAGAGCGCGCCTGCCACCGGCGGCGTGAAGAAGCCTCACCGTTACAGGCCCGGTACCGTGGCTCTGAGAGAGATCCGTCGCTACCAGAAATCCACGGAGCTGCTGATCCGCAAGCTGCCCTTCCAGCGCCTGGTGAGAGAGATCGCTCAGGACTTCAAGACCGACCTGCGCTTCCAGAGCTCCGCTGTCATGGCTCTGCAGGAGTCCAGCGAGGCTTACCTGGTCGGCCTCTTCGAGGACACCAACCTGTGCGCCATCCACGCCAAGAGAGTTACCATCATGCCCAAGGACATCCAGCTGGCTCGCCGCATCCGTGGAGAGAGAGCTTaa